The following coding sequences lie in one Acropora palmata chromosome 3, jaAcrPala1.3, whole genome shotgun sequence genomic window:
- the LOC141876992 gene encoding uncharacterized protein LOC141876992 isoform X2, which yields MKTAADPDNLFENFWQVDYDSFRSCNVNTSNPSNKLFFKCEDPQSLHYEQFIFQSFGIGNRPTFQEGKTHYFVSTSNGSKESLEKTSGGHCDEFNMRLRIYVCHNSTDVLCSEAQSTTLPSTTVPSVPVNRTDVPGVRCTPADGEKRIQDTLTSNVWLMIAIIALGFLLISVFGNICLIAKTKKRKRSKPGKNDSSKPSSV from the exons ATGAAGACAGCAGCAGACCCAGATAATCTGTTTGAGAACTTTTGGCAAGTGGACTATGACAGTTTCCGGAGCTGTAATGTCAACACAAGCAACCCAAgcaacaaacttttttttaaatgtgaaGATCCACAATCGTTACATTATGAGCAGTTCATTTTTCAGTCGTTTGGTATTGGGAATCGACCTACATTTCAGGAAGGAAAGACACATTACTTTGTGT CAACATCTAATGGTTCAAAAGAGTCACTGGAAAAGACAAGTGGAGGGCATTGTGATGAATTTAACATGAGGCTGCGGATATATGTTTGCCATAACAGCACAG ATGTTTTGTGTTCTGAAGCTCAATCCACAACACTACCAAGTACAACAGTCCCTTCAGTGCCAGTTAATCGAACTGATGTTCCTGGTGTTCGTTGTACTCCAGCTGATGGAGAAAAGAGAATACAGGATACTTTAACGTCGAATG tgtGGTTAATGATAGCCATCATAGCTTTGGGATTTCTGCTCATATCTGTGTTCGGCAACATTTGTCTTATTGC aaaaaccaagaaaagaaaacgctCAAAGCCGGGAAAGAATGACTCCAGTAAACCTTCTAGCGTGTAA